The DNA region TAAATATCTGAAAGTTCTATGTTAACTTCCAAGAGGATACGGCAGTCAGTCCTCCAAATATTAGTGCTATGTACAATGAGGATTGAGCAAAGTGTCCTCTCGACACAAACTCGGCCGATGACCTCTTGAAATACATATGTGAAAACTGGGAATTGCCAAATGATATTGCTATGCATACACTTAGCATGCAAGGATTGCAGACACAGGAGGTTTAAGGATACTGACATCCACTCCTGTAACTGTAATGGAAggaattgatacaagtttgacaAATAGGTCatttctaatgattttttttcttgctaatcAAATAATAAGCCTCTGAACAAATCTACtatgatacatgtacatacatacataccgtatATAATCAACTGATCATAACTGAATCACGTTGAGGAGAAAATCACCAATCACTTGTACATATTGTTGAAATATTTACAaattatattgtaaatatgttactatatctataataatcgtaatcatattttttctctccttatcaaGAAAATtaacacaaatatttacaaaccCAGCTCCCTAAGACATGATTTCCTGCTGGAATTACTTAAACCTTATGATCAAAATATTGTTCCAAAAGCTGTGAAAGTGAGCAAGATGATCTAAATGTATTTCTTTTAAATCACCCATCTTATTGTTCAGTGAATTCAATTTGTTCTTTGTACTAAGCATAAAACTAACAAATCAAAAGACAAAGTTTTGGTCCCCTCCATCCATTTGGTCAGGTTGATGTAAGTTTTCTTTAAAGTAAATTGAAATTTTACACTTGAAGGGCATTTCGAATCTTTTTGCCCAAtgttggagagaggagaatgcCTCCTCTGGAACCCAATACAGTCCAATAAAATTGCTAATGCCATTGCATTGCTAGCACAGCCTTGTTCAtcagcaaaataaaaatacataaaaaatgccCACTTTCACAGCAAACAATTGTTCTGGAACTCTTCTCATCTAGGATTGAAGAAGAATAGTAGAATCAGATGGGTATGAATAATACACTTGGGATACTACAAAGAGCAAGGAAGgttggaacagagagaaagatgcttCTTTTGAAGTTCCAGCAATGACAGCAGCTTAGAAATCTTGACTTTAAACACAAGCACCCATTTGCCAACATctagggggaagaagaggtacCACAAAACATTTTCACAATTACAGCCTTACACAGCAGCCATGTGTATCTTGGATTTCTTCACCAGATCAATCAGTGTCCATATATTCACACAAGACATTCCTTTAACTTGTTAAAATAAAGTTGCAGGTACCATCTCTGTGTCTTAACCCACATAGATGACTGACTGGACTTTGACTGACTGCTGCCTGGCTGGCTGGCCCTCTTATTTATCTAGGAGCTCATCTGTGAGCTTATTTGACTGGTGCAGGATAAGTTGGAGTATTTGGCTGATGGTGGTTACCTGCTACCCAGGTGCTGAAAACATCTCTGAAaggatacaaaaatatatataagtaatctgcATTAGAatgcaaaaatacacaaataGCACATTTGTCagaagttcccccccccccccccccaactgaaAGATACTATAACACATGCAACGAACACTGAAAAGCGCAATTACCTGCAATGAGACACAACGCATTCATTGGAGCAGTACTCATCTTCCCATTCTGGGTTGTGTACAGCTGGGTTTGTGCACCCGGACCTGATGCAGTTTGGACCAGAGGTTGGGCAGCCAACATGTCCCTGCTGGCCCTGCTGTTGTCCACCTGAACCCTGCCCactttgttgctgctgctgttgtgtcTGTTGtggaggctgctgctgctgctgctgaggagGCTGCTGTTGTTGACCATGCTGTCCTGCCTGCTgctgatgttgctgctgctgtcctgcctgctgctgttgctgttgggtAGCAGCCTGCTGTGGTGTCTGCTGGGGCTGGTGCTGCGGCCGACTACCTGGTGAGCCGCCACCACCAGGACTCGTCATGGAGCCAGGTGCTTGCTGTAAGGGTTGAAACACATCAATATGCAAAAATTACATAACGAGGTAAACTTTCAAAACCCCATTTCATTGGATGCCCACTCATTCCGATAGAGTAATAGGAAACCACAATTACAGTCATGCATATTCCCTTAACACACACATGGCATTATGCACATCTCAAATACAGTACTATAACCCAATATTAGATAGATGTTACATTGCATACCTTCTGAATGTCTACTATATCATATTACATCTGTGTTTATTATTAATTCTTACTATGTAGCAGGTTAGTAGTGTAAGCTAAAGCAATGAGCCAGCAGGTTAAGTGGCAGGACAATGCAATACCTGATTCATGTAGGGAGAGGTGGTAGGTACGTTGGTCATGGGCGTCAGGTGGGACTGTGGTGTAGGCGGCTGGTGGGCGGCCTGTGGGCCCTGCTGAGCCTGGGGAGCCATGCTGGCTGCTGACATGGGTGGCATAGAACCATGGGGCATCATAGGTGGGCCAGAAGGTGGCATGGGCTGTGACATGGGAGGGGTCATCATGGGTGGGGGAGGGTCGGCCATGagtgaggagagtagaggagactTCTTGGCCAGTGGTGACATCTGTGTGGAGGACTGAATCTGGGGGTGGCCTGGGGCGCTAGTAGTGGGAGGGTAGCCAAACCCAGGGGCAAACTGGCCATACCCAGGAGCTCCATAcaccccatcaccctcaccaccctgTAACACAAGCCAGGAGTCAGGCCTCTCTACCAGTGGCGTATAGCAATAGTTATGCTGGTTAATATAGCTTAAGCAAGCTCTCATGCACTTATTAATGTTAGAATGAAGTTGTTATGGattacagataaacaaacactccACAGAGGCAAATAAAATCAGCTTGACTGGTCATGATTATGCATTAAAACAAATTTCCTTTCCGTTAATCTAAGCGCCAAGCCCCAGTCACAAACCGCGAAATCCTGACCGCACTCTCTCTGCGCCTTACCTTCGAGACTAAACTGGCGCGATATGCTGCGAGAGCTTTGAGGTATTCCTTCTTGGCCGCTTCGGTTTTCTTCTTGTACACGTTCTTGTGGTCGGCGTCGAGCGAGTCCCACATGGAGGCGACGATCTTGGACACCTCCCCGAAGGACGCATTGGGGTTGGAGCCTTTGATGGCGGCCTGGGTGTCCCGGAAGAACAAAGCGTAAGCGGACACAggcctagagagagagaaaacataattATTAGTTATTGGCTAACCAAGATCAATGCCATTACattaacaagaagaataagaaggaaaatcacACTAAAAGAAACAACGACAATACACCATACTGTGGTACAATTGGTCATAAAATCATCTGAATTATCAGCCAGACATTTTCCGCAGAGTGGACGTCCCCTCCATGTTAAGGCCAGTGACCGCGCTTAGTCTGCGAACTAATAATTTACCCCCGACAGTGAAGAAAAAGTCCGAAACGCAACTCATCAGCAAATgtttgacaaaaagaaaaaagaaaaaaaaaaaggtcaaatcataataatcacaacaataataaaagcaaaatgaaaaactAGAAGAAAAGGCTCATACTAACATGCATTTCGCCCGTGTTTAAATACGAGACAAAGGGAGAGTCAAGAGCGCGGGAGAACATATGTAGGCCTGCGCCGCTATCAAAAAGGTCAATAAAACTGGGTATTTATCTGACAGCGATAGTCTCATGACGCCAAGAAACAGATCTTCCCAGTCTAGACTTCGTTGACTGTCAGGACTGAACATCCCTTTTTCACATCAGCGGCTCCGATGGCTACAATCGTACAAATCTCCGCTTGGCAAGGAGGATTCGCCAATACTAATTCTGATGTTAAACatcgaaaaaaataagaaaaatatgtatgaacgtgtgtgtgtgtgtgtgtgtgtgtgtgtgtgtgtgtgtgtgtgtgtgtgtgtgtgtgtgtgtgtgtgtgtgtgtgtgtgcgtgtgcgtgtgcgtgtgcgtgtgcgtgtgcgtgcgtgtgcgtgtgcgtgtgcgcgcgcgcgtgcctgtgtctgtgtgaacGAGTAACACTTGTCGAAgcctagagagaaaaaaatagggcaAATCGAGAAAACACGCGGCCGAGAGAGCAAGATGCCTTCGCTTGTGTTTTCTCGGCCGAAATAAGTCAACACTCATATCTGGCCATATTTACAATTTTATGGCTTAAAATTCAATTAAAGTAACCTTGCCCGGGGAAGTGGGGACTAATCTAATTCGGCCTCGTGTCACAAAGGACttgcagaggaagaaaaatgacatCTTTTTCAGCCGTTTTCATTCCGTCTCTCCGCCCTGCGCCGGCCTACGACCCCGCCGCCTCCGCCCGCCCGCCGTCGCCCCCGCCGCTGAGTGAAACTTTCGGGAAGAGAGCGATCGCCTCCGAACACCGAACACTATCTTAACCCAGAGGAAACACAATACAAGAAAAATTACTACTTTTTCGGAGCATTAGAATACATAAACTGGAGAAAGGCCTTACGACGGAGGGCGCGAAAAGAGATACAGCATCTTGCTTTCCCGGATTATTTGATACTTCCCTTCACGTTGACGCAAATCTAAAATGCAGCGCAGCATCTATTTTCCTACACAGCGGGGTTCATATACTGctctaatatcattaatactcaCTTATCTTCTCTTCGCGAGCATCCTGTATTCCACTGGTATAAAACGTCTATTCACTTTGAGCTGGCTACAGTAATTCCTATCGAAACGAGTGTGTTAACTCTGCGGTCCTGAGGTTTCACGTTTCACTAACATCACTAGGGAGTTTCCAGCGTTTTATTTCTTACGcagttacaacatatatataaattttcaccCACATAATGTAAAATCACCGCAAGATAAAGTTAGAAATTATGCCAACGTGGCTCCAACGTGTGAAGCTAATAAGCGCACACTAATCCCATTTAAGCTGGGAGCCCAACATTGTCAAAACAAAGTTCCTTACGTTCCCACAATAAATCAAGAGTGGCCTTAATCCTCAAAACAACTTGAAAGCTGGAGTGAGTGGAGACAAATTAGCGATAAATCAATGTGGACGTTGCCCTTACCAGTTTAAATGGGGAGCGGCCATCACTGACCGCGCCCTGATTGGTCCAGACAAGTACGTCCTGACCAATGAGCGCTCGGATAAAATTATTTCAACCCTTCACTTCCCATGACAATCTTGTGTCTTCGCGGAATAACGAACGGTCTGCGCTCGCCGGCGACGCTGCCATCACCCGCAAGAAAAGGGGAATAATGCCATCGAATGCCCCTTTTACACCGCCCGCAATCAGATCGGCCAAGGCATCCAATCAGAGCGCGCGCCCGGATCGGAGGGACACCGAGCCTAAACCACACTTAATCCTCCCCGGCCCGATGCTTCCCCCGGCATCTTGCGAGCTAATCTCAGCCGCTGGCCGTCACATGCTAATCATAACATGggcaataaaatgaaaaatggttCCTGTAGTGATGCCGGAGCCTCATTTTACTGCGTCTTTATGCGTTTATATCCTCCAAGACGCCGACGTCTGTGGCCGCGGATCTCGCCCATCCCCGCcggcccctcccgccccctcccgccACCACGGCTCCTCTACATCTAAAATAACTACAAGATTAATAAATGTCACGGATTTTactctttattccctcctctattctatataaaaaaaagcttGGAACATGAACGGAAGGGCTCGAAAAAACCCTACGAGGCCTTGCAACTGAGTTCAGTCTTTGAGAGAATCCTTATGTAAAGTGGTCCTTGCTGCTTGCGCCGAGATGCTTAAACTTCCTTATTGTTCTGACAAAAAATGGCTCCTTAGTAAAACATAGTGTCTTTAGTACGAAATACAGCATCATGCGCATTCCCTCGCGTCTAGAACAAAAATTATCAcccccacataaaaaaaagatgacaGAAATACTATTCTTGAAACCTTAAAAGACATCACAAtttcccatctttttctctcccttctttcgcgaataaaaaaaataaaaggaccgACTTTCTCCCGGGCCCCAGAGGCAATACGaaagtgtgtgttatgtgtgttacaAGTTCTAGCAATCCGCAGTCTCTCCTACGTGACTGGTGCGTGTTACTCTTAATTTCAAACACGCCTGTTACACGGGTGGCGCCCCAGCGATGGCGGACACTAAGCATCTGCTCAAGTCGCACGTAAATACCACTTTAATtcggccgaggggggagagggatggggagtaggagaaagggaaggatatatacatgtatgtaagcatgtatatctgtctatatacgtaCGCgtttgtgtgaaagagaaaggaagaaaaaggggaaaagagagggtgagggagagtaaaggtaaagggggagggggggggagagagagagagagagagagagagagagagagagagagagagagagagagagagagagagagagagagagagagagagagagagagagagagagagagagggagggaggggggggagggaggggggggggagagagagagagagagagagagagagagagagagagagagagagagagagagagagagagagagagagagagagagagagagagagagagagagaggaagacgaagaagaagacgaagacgaagacgaagaagaagaagaagaagaagaagaagaagaagaagaagaagaagaagaagaagaagaagaagaagaagaagaagaagaagaagaagaagaagaagaagaagaagaagaagaagaagaagaggggaggagaagaggggaggagaagagaggggggagagaagaggggaggaggggaggagggaggagagaggaggagagagaaaaaagagaagaggaaagcgagaaaagagaagaggcgagagagagaaaagagcagaggAGGCGAGACATAATCCGAGCCGAGTAACACTCTCGTCTATCACACAGATTGGATTATAATGATCAGAAAGGccaggaaggaaagatgaaaaaatgagACACAAAGACATCTTAAATAGTACAgccccgctcttcctctctcttacctcccttattctctctcttacctcccttattctccttctccctctcccccctctccccctccatctccctttccctctcactctccctgtttctgtctgtctgtctccctccctctcttcaccccccctcccctctctctgcccatcctccctctcccttctccctttctctctctgtggaaGTCGCATTAGAGACATTATTATCCTTGCCTATTATAATAAAGCAATATAATATTTCACCCGTACGTTCCCTCACAGATCGCTCGCTCGACCCACAGCGCTTCGCTCACAGCAGCCGCTCCATCgcactgcccccaccccccctccccctcctagaaCTCCCTGCTACTCCGCCCACTCCCATTCACAGttgtctcctcctcgtcctctctttgACTTCCATCTCCTTCGAAGGGTACTCCGCGAGGAAACAGAAACAGGCGCTCGGTGGAGGCAAGAAGCATAAAAGGTGGAATGGCAGTTCGATGGTTTTGGTCTTCATCTgcttcggaggggggggggggggggggagagggagggagatggggaggggaaagcaaGAAGGGTAAggtgctatatatattatatatatatatatatatatatatatatatatatatatatatatacacacacacacacacacacacacacacacacatatatatatatatatacatatacatatacatacatacacacacacacacacacatatacatcagtaCTAATAATGTTTAAACTCTaggtctcctccttttcctcctcttcctcttgcttccctagctcttccccttccttccttccttccttccacctcctcctccccttaaaaTACGCGATGTCCAGCCTTCCGTAAAACACCACATTACACCCCCTATGCTTGACCTTCCAGCCCTTTGATGTTCCCTTCGCGTCAAcacaggaaggggagagagagaccttcTTGAACCGAAACCAGCGTGGGAAGGTCAGCAGTGGCGTGTGCTTTCGAGATGtgaaggtcccccccccccccccgggtcttGTACTCGAGAGATAAAGCCGGTTTAATCACTCTAGTTCTCTGAGACATTTTGTAATATGGATTAGAAAACGTATATATGTTCTCTAGTATATGCGACAAGAGAAAAGTGATTCCTGTACGTTATCCAACTCAGAAACGaagcagaaaacaaaaaagaaaaaaagaaaaaaagagaatgtagAAAAAACAATACAGTAACTAAATAGCCAAGAATGAGTTGACATAATAATCTAATCCCCCTTtctaagatcccccccccccccccccccgacgaaaAGGCAGACGAAGCCGAGGGCCACGAGGCGAAGCGCAGGAGGAGTTCATCAGCAGAGCGATACGGGCAGAAAAAAGTCGATACAGAAGACGATGATTCGGAACCCGGAGGAATATGGATTCTAATcttaatagaaaagagagagagagagagagagagagagagagagagagagagagagagagagagagagagagagagagagagagagagagagagagagagaagaaaaataaaagccgCATTACGTCGCATGATCttttaataaaatgtaaaataatcattattccgTCCGTCGCATATCAAAGTGTCGAATACTGCGACCCCTATGGGCTTACAATTAAAATacacagaattaaaaaaatacatataaacaaaacacgcGCGTTTTATCACCCTCATTGTATATTCTGGAATGTTTTTATAACATCGAGAGGAAAAAAACTAGAAACAACATATTTGATAGCAATGGCTAAAAATAATCAATGTAAAACATTGGTTTTCGAGCGTAGAGTTTTCACGCGCGtgtatattgttttcattctGTCGGAATTATATTTCACCAATATTCCGGCCCCCATCGCAGGCGCGGAAAATAACAAAAGCTGCACCTCTAGTTAAGGATTTAGCGTGTAGTGGGGCCAAGAGCAGCAGTGTTCTCAGTCAAACTTCAAGATATTTAACACTGCGATCCAAAAGCCGGTGTAATTTAAGTtcataaatgtgtaaatacataaataaagatatttgttttactgtaagtattcatttatattatattatacacacatgcatatactgtgtatgtgtatctctgcatgtttatatctatatctagagagggagggagagggagggagagagagggagagagagggagaaagagagggagagagggggaggggcaggtggaggggcagggtgagggggaggggcaggggaatggggagagggagagggagagggagaggggggcttaCGCGGCCGGAGCCCCGAGGAGGGAGACACCTCGCCCACTTTCCGACGCAGAAATTAACGACGAGTTACGGTTATGAGTCCCGCCGCTGCGCCGCCTCCCGCGGAGGGCGGAAGCCGCGGCGAGATTCCTCGGCCGGTGATTGTGCTTTAGTGGAGAGACACGAGCCGGGACGCCCGCGGGGACACAGGCGCGCGGAGGAAACAATTAGCACAAGGCAGCTGATCCGCGGcgccgccttcctctcctccgtcttcctctcctcccggACACCGTGATCTGCATGCCCGGCGGCCCTGCAAATCAGGCTCTTCCCCTTCTGCACCCTCGCCGCCGCCCTGCGACGCCGCCGCCTGCTCGCCCTCGCCGTAGCCGCGCGATCCTCCCCGCGTTCATAATCTCATTACGGCGAAAAATCGAACTCCTCTTCAGGAACCCGCCGCCCCCGTCCTCCCCGGGCAGCGGAAGCCCTTCGCTCCTTCGTCGCCCACCCCGTGTCCCTGCGGCCCGCCCTTCTCCCGGGGGTTCCTGCAGCCTGCCCACGCCCACTCGCAGGATTCCCCTTCGCAAGACCTCCTCTTTTTCACAGAACGTCGCAGGGAAGGACTTTTCTCGAGGCTTCCCGCGGCCGCCGAGGAGCGACGCTGCCTCCCCAGGGCCCCGAGGACGCCTTCTCCTAATCTGGACATTTCGACGAACGCATAAATCAAAGAATACAAGGAATGGAGAATAAGGACCAAAAGGGAGCAAAGCAAAACGCCAgacaaatgaaaacaagaaaaggaggaaaaaaaaatccgaggAAAGACCACTTTGACCTCTCCGACACGTTGCGACGGGAGGTCAGGTCAATCTAATGGCCGCGCGTTCGGCATGCCCGCCTCGAAAGCCAGGGCGGCGGTGAGAGCAACACCCGCCCGCCGACCAACCAAAAACGATATGCTCAAAATGCCGAAGAAAAATTTCACTTCACCGCCTTCGCCaccgtcttctcctcctcatacGACGCTGAAATATGGAATTAAGAAAAGgggtaaatgaagagaaggaaggaaggaaggggaaaggaacgaGAGGTAGGTTGAAGAAGGATTGGTGCTCAGGCAATACCTGTTAGAGGAACGAAAGATTTTCGTCAAGGTGTTTAAGATGATTAAAagcaagagggggaagaagggagggaggaagggaagaaggaagagagaatgaggatgataagaaggagaaggatgatgatgagatggaggACAAAGACAAGGAGAAGCAAAGATGGAAAATTAGAAGGCAGCAAGTGCCAGACGGGGGAAAATAGCCAAGAAAATAACGTATAAGAGAGAAAATTCACCGACCACAAAATGCACaaaaacaaggcaaaaaaaaaataaataataaaaaaaataaaaaataaaaatactttagCGAGCGCCTGATAAAACAAGCTGTTGTGACCCGGCATCTTCCCCCAGAAACATTTTGCCGCTACTCGCATATAATCAAGTCAAAACTTAAAAAGCAATCGAACACAAAATTGAGAGCAAATGCAGTTTCCTCCAGCGTGACGCAAGTTTAACTCCGCTCTCATGAAACTCAAAAACACAATGAAGA from Penaeus chinensis breed Huanghai No. 1 chromosome 31, ASM1920278v2, whole genome shotgun sequence includes:
- the LOC125041818 gene encoding TOX high mobility group box family member 3-like isoform X3, producing the protein MSAMSQIMDATYCIGGDMDFGRMFDQYLHKPPYANYGTEENYGDLQGLTSTLPQQEADTTSAAHNHAHHQQTMYQHQMAVGGNMVHANPQFPPQNLYIPPISQPGNMGPVQTTGYMAHPGCGPPTPVYTSASVAMHGAGPPQAPHMMSGVGGMMAYYPRPQMVRSGGSPNSGGSPSPGSDDSDDSTPLAQMGRGKRPSSESTEGPARGKKPKVSKKSKKKRDPNEPQKPVSAYALFFRDTQAAIKGSNPNASFGEVSKIVASMWDSLDADHKNVYKKKTEAAKKEYLKALAAYRASLVSKGGEGDGVYGAPGYGQFAPGFGYPPTTSAPGHPQIQSSTQMSPLAKKSPLLSSLMADPPPPMMTPPMSQPMPPSGPPMMPHGSMPPMSAASMAPQAQQGPQAAHQPPTPQSHLTPMTNVPTTSPYMNQQAPGSMTSPGGGGSPGSRPQHQPQQTPQQAATQQQQQQAGQQQQHQQQAGQHGQQQQPPQQQQQQPPQQTQQQQQQSGQGSGGQQQGQQGHVGCPTSGPNCIRSGCTNPAVHNPEWEDEYCSNECVVSHCRDVFSTWVAGNHHQPNTPTYPAPVK
- the LOC125041818 gene encoding TOX high mobility group box family member 3-like isoform X2 encodes the protein MSVFAPPRTQGGESFDVSLTIPESNSHAAYMSDQPPYANYGTEENYGDLQGLTSTLPQQEADTTSAAHNHAHHQQTMYQHQMAVGGNMVHANPQFPPQNLYIPPISQPGNMGPVQTTGYMAHPGCGPPTPVYTSASVAMHGAGPPQAPHMMSGVGGMMAYYPRPQMVRSGGSPNSGGSPSPGSDDSDDSTPLAQMGRGKRPSSESTEGPARGKKPKVSKKSKKKRDPNEPQKPVSAYALFFRDTQAAIKGSNPNASFGEVSKIVASMWDSLDADHKNVYKKKTEAAKKEYLKALAAYRASLVSKGGEGDGVYGAPGYGQFAPGFGYPPTTSAPGHPQIQSSTQMSPLAKKSPLLSSLMADPPPPMMTPPMSQPMPPSGPPMMPHGSMPPMSAASMAPQAQQGPQAAHQPPTPQSHLTPMTNVPTTSPYMNQQAPGSMTSPGGGGSPGSRPQHQPQQTPQQAATQQQQQQAGQQQQHQQQAGQHGQQQQPPQQQQQQPPQQTQQQQQQSGQGSGGQQQGQQGHVGCPTSGPNCIRSGCTNPAVHNPEWEDEYCSNECVVSHCRDVFSTWVAGNHHQPNTPTYPAPVK
- the LOC125041818 gene encoding TOX high mobility group box family member 3-like isoform X1 codes for the protein MSAMSQIMDATYCIGGDMDFGRMFDQYLHKGGESFDVSLTIPESNSHAAYMSDQPPYANYGTEENYGDLQGLTSTLPQQEADTTSAAHNHAHHQQTMYQHQMAVGGNMVHANPQFPPQNLYIPPISQPGNMGPVQTTGYMAHPGCGPPTPVYTSASVAMHGAGPPQAPHMMSGVGGMMAYYPRPQMVRSGGSPNSGGSPSPGSDDSDDSTPLAQMGRGKRPSSESTEGPARGKKPKVSKKSKKKRDPNEPQKPVSAYALFFRDTQAAIKGSNPNASFGEVSKIVASMWDSLDADHKNVYKKKTEAAKKEYLKALAAYRASLVSKGGEGDGVYGAPGYGQFAPGFGYPPTTSAPGHPQIQSSTQMSPLAKKSPLLSSLMADPPPPMMTPPMSQPMPPSGPPMMPHGSMPPMSAASMAPQAQQGPQAAHQPPTPQSHLTPMTNVPTTSPYMNQQAPGSMTSPGGGGSPGSRPQHQPQQTPQQAATQQQQQQAGQQQQHQQQAGQHGQQQQPPQQQQQQPPQQTQQQQQQSGQGSGGQQQGQQGHVGCPTSGPNCIRSGCTNPAVHNPEWEDEYCSNECVVSHCRDVFSTWVAGNHHQPNTPTYPAPVK
- the LOC125041818 gene encoding TOX high mobility group box family member 3-like isoform X4; translation: MSDQPPYANYGTEENYGDLQGLTSTLPQQEADTTSAAHNHAHHQQTMYQHQMAVGGNMVHANPQFPPQNLYIPPISQPGNMGPVQTTGYMAHPGCGPPTPVYTSASVAMHGAGPPQAPHMMSGVGGMMAYYPRPQMVRSGGSPNSGGSPSPGSDDSDDSTPLAQMGRGKRPSSESTEGPARGKKPKVSKKSKKKRDPNEPQKPVSAYALFFRDTQAAIKGSNPNASFGEVSKIVASMWDSLDADHKNVYKKKTEAAKKEYLKALAAYRASLVSKGGEGDGVYGAPGYGQFAPGFGYPPTTSAPGHPQIQSSTQMSPLAKKSPLLSSLMADPPPPMMTPPMSQPMPPSGPPMMPHGSMPPMSAASMAPQAQQGPQAAHQPPTPQSHLTPMTNVPTTSPYMNQQAPGSMTSPGGGGSPGSRPQHQPQQTPQQAATQQQQQQAGQQQQHQQQAGQHGQQQQPPQQQQQQPPQQTQQQQQQSGQGSGGQQQGQQGHVGCPTSGPNCIRSGCTNPAVHNPEWEDEYCSNECVVSHCRDVFSTWVAGNHHQPNTPTYPAPVK